Proteins encoded together in one Quercus lobata isolate SW786 chromosome 3, ValleyOak3.0 Primary Assembly, whole genome shotgun sequence window:
- the LOC115979189 gene encoding TMV resistance protein N-like: protein MLPPMLLLCFFFTATAAAAGLLFLRRPAIATGSSSSPLRLLLRRCCCWFTMTVNGEDFVDGDEYEERIDRGNFEIDIDNHEITTNVHADDIFDCGEIDADNAISDQNIMNTIPVYTLPALSFSANTRANMERRTIVQIPSMDFLNNVEATSSSSTHRWKYDVFLSFRGEDTREGFTGYLYKALCDKGFDTFIDDKLQKGEEISEELIQAIKKSSILVVVFSKNYAESKWCLDELAEIVECREKDQEVQIRPVFYNVDPSEIRNQKGNFGTALANHEKKFKNNKNKVQRWRDALRKAANASGWHYKKGCAPYKSEAVFIQNIVEEISNAKLNWMSLYVAEYPVGINSRAEAIESILDIGLDEVCMVGMYGLPGVGKTTIAKAVYNKIAKHFDGSSFLENVREKLSTNTGIIKLQKQLLNDILGDGNWKAGSRFEGISLIERRLRCKKLFLILDDVDDSTRIENLLGKCNWFASGSRVIITLRDRSLLAAFEEKVCTIYKVKEFEVEQLNKHEALRLFKAHAFHGNIPSDEDYFELATKFIDFSNGLPLALEIIARDLCGKAKDEWESAYDMYNKIPNKDVQKILRVSYDGLNDHEKNIFLDIACFFKGWNKDYVVKILNACGLCPNFGIPRLVNKCLISVDEVGRLLMHDLIQQMGKEVVRQEAQDILEERSRLFCFKDSLEVLTRNEGSKKIRGIMLHSPQSVKVQLHIETFRRMVNLKFLIVENVRIRKPLEFLPNSLIFLKWPNYPFHWPSEYFPEQLVAIEMPHSRIRLPKLITQECRLENLINANLRGCEFITELPKLWAPNLKSLELAGCKNLVKLTELGAPNLWYLNLFCCKNLVKLTELGAQNLKYLCLSGCENLVEIDECFGSLEKLTDWVLVGCRKLQILPSQLRLKSLYHFILTDCTSLEKLPNFHQEMECLQYLELEGSGIREVPSSIEHLTKLHQLNLAECKNLGDLPDSIYKLQQLWHFRTPTAKLRPTCDSFDGSSGYGFVKMRELNLRGCEGIIELDLLMKPDYFPALVELNLSYTNIVTIPESISRFPRLQHLNAKNCKLLREIQGLPQSLIMVFVDGSMLLNTSPSGLFNQVSLFL, encoded by the exons ATGTTGCCACCGATGCTGCtgctctgcttcttcttcacAGCCACCGCTGCTGCTGCTGGTCTGCTTTTTCTTCGCCGCCCAGCTATCGCTactggttcttcttcttcaccgcTACGGCTTCTTCTTCGCCGCTGCTGCTGCtg GTTCACAATGACTGTTAATGGTGAAGATTTTGTCGATGGAGATGAGTATGAAGAGAGGATTGATCGAGGCAACTTTGAGATAGACATTGATAACCATGAAATTACTACCAATGTTCATGCCGATGATATATTTGACTGTGGTGAAATTGATGCAGACAATGCTATTAGTGACCAGAACATTATGAACACAATCCCTGTCTACACACTTCCTGCCTTGTCATTCTCTGCAAATACTAGGGCAAATATGGAACGAAGAACAATTGTACAG ATCCCATCAATGGATTTCCTAAACAATGTAGAAGccacctcttcttcttccactCACCGATGGAAGTATGATGTCTTCTTAAGCTTTAGAGGTGAAGATACCCGTGAAGGTTTTACTGGCTATTTATATAAAGCTTTGTGCGACAAAGGCTTTGACACCTTCATTGATGATAAACTTCAAAAGGGAGAAGAAATTTCAGAAGAACTTATCCAAGCCATAAAAAAATCATCGATTTTGGTTGTTGTCTTCTCTAAAAACTATGCAGAGTCCAAATGGTGCTTGGATGAACTTGCTGAGATTGTTGAGTGTAGAGAAAAGGACCAAGAGGTTCAAATTCGTCCAGTTTTTTACAATGTTGATCCATCAGAAATACGAAATCAAAAGGGAAACTTTGGAACTGCACTGGCTAATCACGAAAAGAAGTTCAAGAATAACAAGAACAAGGTGCAGAGGTGGAGGGATGCTCTAAGAAAAGCAGCTAATGCATCTGGATGGCATTACAAGAAAGG CTGCGCTCCATATAAATCTGAAGCTGTCTtcatccaaaacattgttgaaGAGATATCAAATGCTAAATTAAATTGGATGTCGTTATATGTTGCTGAATACCCAGTTGGAATAAATTCTCGTGCAGAGGCCATAGAGTCAATTTTAGATATTGGGTTAGATGAAGTTTGCATGGTAGGGATGTATGGCCTTCCCGGAGTAGGAAAGACTACAATCGCAAAAGctgtttataataaaattgcTAAACATTTTGATGGAAGCAGCTTTTTAGAGAATGTTAGAGAAAAATTAAGTACAAATACTGGCATAATCAAACTACAAAAGCAACTTCTTAATGACATTTTAGGGGATGGAAATTGGAAAGCGGGCAGCAGATTTGAAGGAATCAGTTTGATAGAGAGGAGACTTCGCTGTAAAAagctttttttaattcttgatgatgttgatgattcGACAAGAATAGAAAATTTGCTTGGAAAATGTAATTGGTTTGCTTCCGGAAGTAGAGTCATTATAACATTAAGAGATAGAAGCTTGTTAGCTGCCTTTGAAGAAAAAGTTTGTACAATTTACAAGGTCAAGGAATTCGAGGTTGAGCAATTGAACAAACATGAAGCTCTTCGACTCTTTAAAGCGCATGCCTTCCATGGAAACATACCAAGTGATGAAGATTATTTTGAACTTGCAACTAAATTCATAGATTTTTCCAATGGCCTTCCACTAGCTCTAGAAATAATAGCTCGTGATTTGTGTGGAAAAGCTAAAGATGAATGGGAAAGTGCATATGATATGTATAACAAAATCCCCAATAAAGACGTTCAAAAAATACTTCGAGTAAGTTATGATGGATTGAATGAccatgagaaaaatattttcctcgatATTGCATGCTTCTTCAAAGGATGGAACAAAGATTATGTTGTAAAGATATTAAATGCTTGTGGATTATGTCCTAACTTTGGCATTCCGAGACTTGTTAATAAGTGTCTCATATCTGTTGATGAAGTTGGTAGATTGTTAATGCATGACTTGATACAACAAATGGGCAAGGAAGTTGTTCGACAAGAAGCACAAGACATCCTTGAAGAACGTAGCaggttattttgttttaaggaTTCGCTTGAAGTACTAACTAGAAATGAG GGATCCAAAAAAATTCGAGGCATAATGTTGCATTCGCCTCAATCAGTAAAGGTGCAGCTACACATTGAAACTTTCAGAAGGATGGTAAATCTGAAATTTCTAATAGTTGAGAATGTGCGTATTCGTAAACCACTTGAATTTCTTCCCAATAGTCTAATATTTCTTAAGTGGCCCAATTATCCTTTTCACTGGCCATCTGAGTATTTTCCTGAACAACTTGTTGCTATTGAGATGCCACATAGTCGCATTAGATTGCCAAAGCTAATCACGCAG gAGTGTCGGTTGGAAAATTTGATAAATGCCAATCTCAGAGGTTGTGAATTTATTACGGAATTACCTAAATTATGGGCCCCAAATTTAAAGAGTTTGGAGCTCGCTGGTtgtaaaaatttagttaaattaACTGAATTAGGGGCCCCAAATTTATGGTATTTGAACCtcttttgttgtaaaaatttagttaaattaACTGAATTAGGGGCCCAAAATTTAAAGTACTTGTGCCTCTCTGGTTGTGAAAATTTAGTTGAGATTGATGAATGCTTTGGATCTCTTGAAAAGCTTACAGATTGGGTTCTCGTTGGTTGTagaaaacttcaaattcttccaAGCCAGCTCAGGTTGAAAtcactttatcattttattctTACTGACTGCACAAGCCTTGAGAAGCTCCCTAATTTTCATCAAGAAATGGAATGTTTACAGTATTTAGAATTAGAAGGGAGTGGTATTAGAGAGGTGCCTTCATCAATCGAGCATCTCACTAAGCTTCACCAATTAAACCTTGCTGAGTGCAAAAACCTTGGGGATCTTCCAGATAGCATTTATAAATTGCAACAGCTTTGGCACTTCCGGACTCCTACTGCCAAATTGAGACCGACGTGCGATTCTTTTGATGGCTCTTCCGGATATGGGTTTGTGAAAATGAGAGAATTGAATCTCCGTGGATGTGAAGGCATAATTGAATTAGATCTTTTGATGAAGCCTGATTACTTCCCCGCATTGGTAGAATTAAATCTATCTTATACCAATATTGTTACCATCCCTGAAAGCATTAGCAGATTTCCCAGATTACAACACCTTAATGCTAAGAATTGCAAGCTTCTTCGTGAAATTCAAGGACTTCCACAATCATTAATTATGGTTTTTGTGGATGGTTCCATGTTGTTGAATACCTCACCAAGCGGGCTATTTAAtcaggtctctctctttctttaa
- the LOC115978743 gene encoding uncharacterized protein LOC115978743 isoform X2 yields MLVLSDSQDLMVQNCGYSLVYQQNVGELVQTLVQCSTMFSDNSDLIYQFTAHQSRTKQQSHDDDNVEGETSGTGGSNGTLRGLQEKIKQPSHDYDQDDEDEGETSGTGRSNGTLRVPHYQEKVCGTCYQKFIDAGGTNPLLSSSRTL; encoded by the exons ATGCTTGTCCTCAG TGATAGCCAAGACTTGATGGTGCAGAACTGTGGTTACAGTCTTGTGTACCAGCAAAATGTGGGAGAGTTGGTGCAAACATTAGTCCAATGCTCAACCATGTTTTCTGATAATTCCGATCTCATTTATCAATTTACTGCTCATCAATCTAGAACAAAGCAGCAGAGCCATGATGATGATAATGTTGAGGGGGAAACCAGTGGAACTGGTGGATCAAATGGGACATTGAGAGGGCTTCAGGAAAAAATAAAGCAGCCAAGCCATGATTATGATCAGGATGATGAAGATGAGGGAGAAACCAGTGGAACTGGCAGATCTAATGGGACATTAAGAGTGCCACATTATCAGGAAAAAGTTTGTGGAACTTGCtatcaaaaattcattgatgcCGGGGGGACCAACCCATTATTGTCATCGTCAAGAACACTCTGA
- the LOC115981338 gene encoding uncharacterized protein LOC115981338 produces the protein METKADKSVLERVGRRIQFTNLFFVPRVNSGGGLALYWKSDVDVDVQSSSNRHIDAIINHGVDDAWRFTSFYGDPDTASRENSWSLLRDLSHRSSLPWVCLGDFNEILFADEKLGWLDRPERQMQSFRDALDFCRLKDLGFNGYHFIWCNRRPGDQNTWIWLDRGVATIDWILKFPTSRIHHLDAFHSDHKPLLLCSDSEFRRFYRKGKPFRFEAMWLKDLSCETVIKESWGEQAVSELVWGFQQKIVACQLNLKVWDKRSFGHVRNSLKKKLNELQEAEEGGCYRTNPRRIYMLREEIQKLKNREECMWKQRSRNAWLKEGDSNSRFFHCRANQRNRRNFIAGLEDSDGV, from the coding sequence ATGGAAACCAAAGCTGACAAATCTGTTTTAGAGAGAGTTGGTAGACGGATTCAATTTACTAATCTTTTCTTTGTTCCTCGTGTTAATTCAGGTGGTGGCCTTGCTTTGTATTGGAAATCTGATGTTGATGTGGATGTGCAATCTTCTTCCAATCgacatattgatgctattattaACCATGGAGTGGATGACGCCTGGCGTTTCACAAGTTTCTATGGAGACCCTGATACAGCCAGCCGGGAAAACTCCTGGTCTCTTCTTCGAGATTTAAGCCACCGTTCATCGTTGCCTTGGGTGTGTTTAggtgatttcaatgaaattttgtttgctgATGAGAAATTAGGTTGGCTGGATAGACCGGAGCGACAAATGCAGAGTTTCAGGGATGCTTTGGACTTCTGTAGACTGAAAGACCTGGGTTTTAATGGCTACCATTTCATTTGGTGTAATCGTAGACCGGGTGATCAAAATACCTGGATTTGGTTAGACAGGGGTGTAGCAACCATTGATTGGATCTTGAAATTCCCCACCTCCCGCATTCATCATCTAGATGCTTTCCATTCTGACCATAAGCCGCTGTTGCTTTGTTCGGATTCTGAATTCAGGCGATTTTATAGAAAGGGTAAACCATTTCGATTTGAAGCTATGTGGTTAAAAGATTTATCTTGTGAAACTGTGATTAAAGAATCTTGGGGTGAGCAAGCTGTGTCAGAGTTAGTTTGGGGTTTTCAACAAAAGATTGTGGCTTGTCAACTCAATTTGAAGGTGTGGGATAAAAGAAGTTTTGGGCATGTCCGTAATTCCTTGAAAAAGAAGCTTAACGAGTTGCAAGAAGCTGAAGAAGGTGGCTGTTATCGAACTAACCCGAGGAGAATTTATATGCTGAGGGAAGAAATTCAGAAGTTGAAAAATAGGGAAGAATGCATGTGGAAGCAACGATCCCGGAATGCTTGGCTTAAGGAAGGAGATAGCAACTCACGGTTTTTCCATTGTAGGGCAAACCAAAGAAACCGACGAAACTTCATTGCCGGTTTGGAGGATAGTGATGGGGTGTAG
- the LOC115978743 gene encoding uncharacterized protein LOC115978743 isoform X1 has translation MRMNSAIVSIEALSIGFKATFSDSQDLMVQNCGYSLVYQQNVGELVQTLVQCSTMFSDNSDLIYQFTAHQSRTKQQSHDDDNVEGETSGTGGSNGTLRGLQEKIKQPSHDYDQDDEDEGETSGTGRSNGTLRVPHYQEKVCGTCYQKFIDAGGTNPLLSSSRTL, from the exons ATGAGAATGAACTCAGCAATTGTATCAATAGAGGCCTTGAGCATTGGTTTCAAAGCTACTTTCag TGATAGCCAAGACTTGATGGTGCAGAACTGTGGTTACAGTCTTGTGTACCAGCAAAATGTGGGAGAGTTGGTGCAAACATTAGTCCAATGCTCAACCATGTTTTCTGATAATTCCGATCTCATTTATCAATTTACTGCTCATCAATCTAGAACAAAGCAGCAGAGCCATGATGATGATAATGTTGAGGGGGAAACCAGTGGAACTGGTGGATCAAATGGGACATTGAGAGGGCTTCAGGAAAAAATAAAGCAGCCAAGCCATGATTATGATCAGGATGATGAAGATGAGGGAGAAACCAGTGGAACTGGCAGATCTAATGGGACATTAAGAGTGCCACATTATCAGGAAAAAGTTTGTGGAACTTGCtatcaaaaattcattgatgcCGGGGGGACCAACCCATTATTGTCATCGTCAAGAACACTCTGA
- the LOC115978742 gene encoding uncharacterized protein LOC115978742, which produces MVKKCGQRFLYHQDVEEFEQTIIKWSTVPFYIMELIHQSVASDSPNDKPKNEAGCSYEDPNIGRLRRPIYPEQSSRDSIYLEDQNPDNQLSKSDLQEFDRSLVYNSCFPPSEILEWFNHRSGKPPVTIHLPPNLYDDSTWRGLALCVSFSVNIKDPTAILDILNSENAHHLYCHLESNVGSLEPLHAYCLTKDDVMLLHLGGFMWLSYIPHSSFPDWSNQCNHIDASIVSNCPDLTVKCGLRLVHQHDEEEFKQTTMHGLASLSDNWGLILHLTAHSRKRNKQNFSMLKEKGKHVLE; this is translated from the exons ATGGTGAAGAAGTGTGGGCAACGTTTCTTATACCATCAAGATGTGGAAGAGTTTGAGCAAACGATCATTAAGTGGTCTACTGTGCCTTTTTACATTATGGAACTCATCCATCAATCAGTAGCTAGTGATTCTCCAAATGATAAGCCAAAGAATGAAGCTGGTTGTTCATACGAGGATCCAAACATTGGAAGGTTGAGAAGACCCATTTACCCAGAGCAAAGCAGTAGAGATAGCATCTATCTTGAAGATCAAAACCCTGATAATCAACTCAGCAAAAGTGATTTACAG GAATTTGATCGAAGTTTGGTATATAATTCTTGTTTTCCTCCAAGTGAAATTCTTGAGTGGTTCAACCATCGTAGTGGCAAGCCACCAGTGACAATCCATCTACCTCCAAATTTATATGATGATAGTACTTGGAGGGGACTCGCTCTATGTGTTTCTTTCTCAGTCAACATCAAGGATCCTACTGCCATCCTAGACATTCTTAATTCAGAAAATGCCCATCATCTTTATTGCCATTTGGAAAGCAATGTTGGTTCTTTGGAACCTCTCCATGCCTATTGCCTTACTAAAGACGATGTCATGTTGTTACATCTAGGTGGATTCATGTGGCTATCCTATATACCACATAGCTCATTTCCAGATTGGTCGAATCAATGTAATCACATTGATGCTTCAATTGTTAGCAATTGCCCAGACTTGACAGTGAAGTGTGGACTCCGTCTTGTACATCAGCATGATGAG GAAGAGTTTAAGCAAACTACAATGCATGGCTTGGCCTCATTGTCTGACAATTGGGGTCTCATCCTTCATTTGACGGCTCAcagtagaaaaagaaataagcaaAACTTCTCCATGCTTAAAGAGAAAGGCAAGCATGTGCTAGAATAG